The proteins below come from a single Ostrinia nubilalis chromosome Z, ilOstNubi1.1, whole genome shotgun sequence genomic window:
- the LOC135086562 gene encoding peptidyl-prolyl cis-trans isomerase-like 1 has protein sequence MLGYSNAGIPDRSWQPPVAVIETTMGIIIVEMYWKHTPITCRNFMELVRRGYYNNTKFHRIIRDFMIQGGDPTGSGKGGQSIYGLHFDDEITSDLKHTGAGILSMANAGPDTNGSQFFITLAPTQWLDGKHTVFGRVQSGMTVVKRIGLVECDKNDCPVDDIRIERAYIPK, from the exons ATGCTTGGTTATTCGAATGCTGGTATCCCGGACAGATCTTGGCAGCCACCAGTAGCAGTTATTGAGACAAC GATGGGTATAATAATAGTGGAAATGTACTGGAAACACACTCCTATCACTTGCAGAAACTTTATGGAACTTGTCCGAAGAGGCTATTATAACAACACTAAGTTCCATAGAATTATCAGGGACTTCATGATCCAGGGTGGTGATCCGACAGGCTCAGGGAAAGGTGGTCAATCAATATATGGCCTTCATTTTGACGATGAAATAACAAGTGACCTGAAACATACTGGAGCCGGCATTTTATCCATGGCCAACGCTGGCCCTGACACAAATGGATCTCAATTCTTTATAACTCTAGCTCCAACCCAGTGGCTTGATGGAAAACACACTGTGTTTGGCAGAGTGCAAAGTGGTATGACAGTTGTAAAAAGAATTGGTTTAGTTGAATGTGATAAAAATGACTGTCCTGTAGATGATATCCGTATAGAAAGAGCATACAtaccgaaataa